In the Tribolium castaneum strain GA2 chromosome 1, icTriCast1.1, whole genome shotgun sequence genome, one interval contains:
- the LOC103313646 gene encoding cyclic GMP-AMP synthase-like receptor isoform X2: MKKKSPAFKNLKPKIFGSGSSFEGLKVGQPGEFDIDVLLTLPEETQPVVKPSNVPGFVQLQLPGFDKLTKTDPELHKVMCKFVDNQNYLLTTQMKSSFMQSIFDKTFPMSGRQKITRVQSQGPALTLTIEGFNISVLVDLVPCFILPERDDFFLVPKEPKREHSHLARYWRLSFQKQERELMFDKNWMKPTIRVMKCMRDHLKHKVSSYAIKTVFF; the protein is encoded by the exons ATGAAGAAAAAATCACCGGCGTTCAAAAACTTGAAGCCGAAAATTTTTGGCAGTGGTAGCAGTTTTGAGGGGTTAAAGGTTGGCCAACCTGGCGAATTTGACATTGATGTTTTACTCACTTTGCCCGAAGAAACCCAACCTGTTGTAAAACCAAGTAATGTCCCAGGTTTCGTGCAATTGCAACTTCCAGGTTTCGATAAATTGACCAAAACGGATCCAGAGTTACACAA AGTGATGTGCAAGTTTGTCGACAATCAAAATTACTTGCTCACAACCCAGATGAAATCATCCTTCATGCAAagtatttttgacaaaactttcCCAATGAGTGGTCGCCAAAAg atcACAAGAGTGCAAAGTCAAGGACCGGCGTTAACTTTGACTATTGAAGGTTTCAATATAAGTGTTTTAGTCGATTTAGTGCCTTGTTTTATTCTTCCAGAACGtgat gatttttttctcGTTCCTAAAGAACCAAAACGTGAACACTCCCACCTTGCGAGGTACTGGCGATTGTCGTTCCAGAAGCAAGAAAGGGAACTAATGTTTGACAAAAACTGGATGAAACCAACAATTCGAGTCATGAAg TGTATGAGGGATCATTTGAAGCACAAAGTTTCAAGTTATGcaattaaaacagtttttttctaG
- the LOC103313646 gene encoding cyclic GMP-AMP synthase-like receptor isoform X1, producing MKKKSPAFKNLKPKIFGSGSSFEGLKVGQPGEFDIDVLLTLPEETQPVVKPSNVPGFVQLQLPGFDKLTKTDPELHKVMCKFVDNQNYLLTTQMKSSFMQSIFDKTFPMSGRQKITRVQSQGPALTLTIEGFNISVLVDLVPCFILPERDDFFLVPKEPKREHSHLARYWRLSFQKQERELMFDKNWMKPTIRVMKMLERYLRFLENKKIPYFWNRKLDLLDNLTVSQKEQCEGDVRRMLDDIKKNPTAETILKYCK from the exons ATGAAGAAAAAATCACCGGCGTTCAAAAACTTGAAGCCGAAAATTTTTGGCAGTGGTAGCAGTTTTGAGGGGTTAAAGGTTGGCCAACCTGGCGAATTTGACATTGATGTTTTACTCACTTTGCCCGAAGAAACCCAACCTGTTGTAAAACCAAGTAATGTCCCAGGTTTCGTGCAATTGCAACTTCCAGGTTTCGATAAATTGACCAAAACGGATCCAGAGTTACACAA AGTGATGTGCAAGTTTGTCGACAATCAAAATTACTTGCTCACAACCCAGATGAAATCATCCTTCATGCAAagtatttttgacaaaactttcCCAATGAGTGGTCGCCAAAAg atcACAAGAGTGCAAAGTCAAGGACCGGCGTTAACTTTGACTATTGAAGGTTTCAATATAAGTGTTTTAGTCGATTTAGTGCCTTGTTTTATTCTTCCAGAACGtgat gatttttttctcGTTCCTAAAGAACCAAAACGTGAACACTCCCACCTTGCGAGGTACTGGCGATTGTCGTTCCAGAAGCAAGAAAGGGAACTAATGTTTGACAAAAACTGGATGAAACCAACAATTCGAGTCATGAAg atGTTGGAGCGATATTTacgttttttggaaaataaaaaaattccgtATTTTTGGAACAGAAAGTTAGACCTTTTGGACAATTTAACAGTTTCGCAAAAGGAACAGTGTGAGGGAGATGTTAGAAGGATGCTTgatgatataaaaaaaaatccaactgcTGAAACTATTcttaaatattgtaaatga